ATCTTCTGGTCATTGGCAGGTTTATCTCTGTAGTCAGTAGGGGATTTGACTATTCTGTCCGCTTCCTCCATGCCTTCAGTTACCTTGCCGAATGCTGCGTATTCTCCATCCAGGTGAGGTGATTTCTCAACCATGATAAAAAACTGTGAGCCGGCGGAATTAGGGGATGCTGCCCTTGCCATTGATATTACTCCCCGGTCGTGCTTAAGGTCATTTTTAAAACCGTTTCTGTTAAATTCCCCTTTTATGTTGTAGCCGGGACCTCCTGTACCATCACCTTTCGGGTCACCACCCTGTATCATAAAACCAGGGATTACTCTATGGAATATTAATCCATCATAAAAACCTTTCTGAATAAGGGATACAAAGTTTCTGACTGTATTGGGGGCAATTTCCGGATACAGTTCGATTTTAATACTGTTTCCGCTCTCCATTTCGATTGTAACTATAGGGTTTTGACTCAAGCTGATCTTCCTTTCTGTTTGTTAATAATTTAGCCTTAATTTCCAGGTGCTTTATTAGTTTACGCTTTACAGCTTAACAAATTCACTATGAAGAATACGTAAGTTGTAAAAATATTTTTAACGTACTTTCACCATATCTGATATGTCAGAATTATTATATATGAAACTGCCCTTTTTTAAAAGGTTAATTCAACAAAATCCTTGTTGTTTAAGTTATGTAAACTTATGATGCCGTGTTGAATATACTGAAATATAAATAACTCTAGGAGAGTGATAATATTGACAATATATGTAGTAAAGTCCGGTGATACTGTATGGAGTGTTGCAGGGCGGT
The Clostridia bacterium DNA segment above includes these coding regions:
- a CDS encoding peptidylprolyl isomerase, with the protein product MSQNPIVTIEMESGNSIKIELYPEIAPNTVRNFVSLIQKGFYDGLIFHRVIPGFMIQGGDPKGDGTGGPGYNIKGEFNRNGFKNDLKHDRGVISMARAASPNSAGSQFFIMVEKSPHLDGEYAAFGKVTEGMEEADRIVKSPTDYRDKPANDQKIKKVTVDTFGVDYGDVEKV